A genomic region of Deinococcus sp. KSM4-11 contains the following coding sequences:
- a CDS encoding MaoC family dehydratase: MNEDLDRPQGRWFEELPVGTVIRHRVRRTVTESDNILFTTLTMNPQPLHLDFEAAAHSEFGRPLFNSMMTLALLVGLSVHELSLGTLVANLGLTDVVFPHPVFHGDTLHAESEVVEARHSRSRPTQGVVTVEHRAFNQRNELVAQCRRTMLMRRRPQES, from the coding sequence ATGAATGAGGATCTGGATCGCCCGCAGGGCCGCTGGTTCGAGGAACTCCCGGTCGGCACGGTCATCCGGCACCGCGTGCGGCGCACCGTCACGGAATCGGACAACATCCTGTTCACGACGCTCACCATGAACCCGCAGCCGCTGCACCTGGATTTCGAGGCGGCTGCGCACAGCGAATTTGGCCGCCCGCTATTCAATTCGATGATGACCCTGGCCTTGCTGGTCGGCCTGAGCGTTCACGAGCTGAGCCTGGGCACCCTGGTCGCCAATCTGGGCCTGACGGACGTGGTGTTCCCGCACCCCGTCTTCCACGGCGACACCCTCCACGCCGAGTCCGAGGTGGTCGAGGCGCGGCACAGCCGCTCAAGGCCCACGCAGGGGGTCGTGACCGTCGAGCACCGCGCGTTCAACCAGCGGAATGAACTGGTCGCGCAGTGCCGGCGGACGATGCTGATGCGGCGGCGGCCTCAGGAGAGCTGA
- a CDS encoding peptidylprolyl isomerase: MNITQDKVVELDYKLTVDGDVIDQSEPGEPLTYLHGHSNIIPGLERALEGHTTGDTVQVTVAPEDGYGERDEENVEELDRADFEDDIEIGATYYAQAEDGSVIPFTVMSIDGDTVQVDFNPPLAGETLNFDVTVLGVRDATGEELEHGHAHTPDSHAH; encoded by the coding sequence ATGAACATCACCCAGGACAAAGTTGTTGAACTCGATTACAAGCTCACGGTGGACGGCGACGTCATCGACCAGAGTGAGCCCGGCGAACCCCTGACGTACCTGCACGGTCACAGCAACATCATCCCCGGACTGGAACGGGCCCTCGAAGGCCACACCACGGGCGATACCGTGCAGGTCACGGTGGCTCCAGAGGACGGCTACGGCGAGCGCGACGAGGAGAACGTCGAGGAACTCGACCGGGCCGACTTCGAGGACGACATCGAGATCGGTGCGACGTACTACGCGCAGGCCGAGGACGGCAGCGTCATTCCCTTCACGGTCATGAGCATCGACGGTGACACTGTGCAGGTGGATTTCAACCCGCCGTTGGCCGGCGAGACCCTCAACTTCGACGTGACCGTGCTCGGCGTGCGCGACGCGACCGGCGAGGAACTCGAGCACGGGCACGCGCACACGCCCGACTCGCACGCCCACTGA
- the aspS gene encoding aspartate--tRNA(Asn) ligase, translating to MTTTPEASTDRPAQPLPRTLTRDLAAHDGQTVRLQGFVHARRDLGGVQFVVLRDVSGITQCVGSGLSLPLAESSVEVVGKVKAHPKAPGGFEVQVEDFRVISASVEAPPVEIPKMEWNVNPETMLDYRVVTVRGLKERAALKVQAELVAGFRDHLITEGFTEISTPKIVSAGAEGGANLFPIDYFGHPAFLAQSPQLYKQIMVGVFERVFEVAAVYRAEEHATSRHLNEYLSLDVEMGFITDEEDVMALQNRVLAAIMQRLRERAQYEFTLLGATIPDVPAHIPRITLLDARALVTEKYGHHVGGKDLDPEAERLLSQHYAETEGSDFVFVTKYPRAARPFYAHPDANPDGSLSTDLTRGYDLLFRGIEITSGGQRIHDHGMLMDSIASYKLNPASLEGYTEVFKYGMPPHGGFAIGAERLTAKLLGISNVRYARAFPRDRHRLTP from the coding sequence ATGACGACCACACCCGAAGCCAGCACCGACCGTCCCGCCCAACCCCTGCCCCGCACCCTGACCCGTGACCTCGCCGCGCACGACGGGCAGACGGTACGCCTACAGGGCTTCGTGCATGCCCGGCGTGACCTGGGCGGCGTGCAGTTCGTGGTATTGCGCGACGTGTCCGGCATCACGCAGTGCGTGGGCAGTGGCCTGAGCCTGCCCCTGGCGGAGAGCAGCGTGGAAGTCGTGGGCAAGGTCAAGGCGCACCCCAAGGCGCCGGGCGGCTTTGAGGTGCAGGTCGAGGACTTCCGCGTGATCAGCGCGTCCGTGGAGGCCCCGCCGGTCGAGATCCCCAAGATGGAATGGAACGTGAACCCCGAGACCATGCTCGACTACCGCGTGGTCACGGTGCGCGGCCTGAAAGAACGCGCGGCCCTGAAGGTGCAGGCGGAACTCGTCGCGGGCTTCCGCGATCACCTGATCACCGAGGGCTTCACCGAGATCAGCACGCCGAAGATAGTGTCGGCTGGTGCGGAGGGCGGCGCGAACCTGTTTCCCATCGACTACTTCGGGCACCCGGCGTTCCTGGCGCAGAGTCCGCAGCTGTACAAGCAGATCATGGTGGGCGTGTTCGAGCGGGTGTTCGAGGTCGCGGCCGTGTACCGCGCCGAGGAGCACGCCACCAGCCGCCACCTGAACGAGTACCTGTCGTTGGACGTCGAGATGGGCTTCATCACCGACGAGGAAGACGTCATGGCGCTGCAGAACCGCGTGCTGGCCGCCATTATGCAGCGCCTGAGGGAGCGCGCTCAGTACGAGTTCACCCTGCTCGGCGCGACCATTCCCGACGTGCCCGCGCACATTCCGCGCATCACCCTGCTGGACGCCCGCGCGCTGGTCACCGAGAAGTACGGGCATCACGTGGGAGGCAAGGACCTCGACCCGGAAGCCGAGCGCCTGCTCTCACAGCACTACGCGGAAACTGAGGGTAGCGACTTCGTGTTCGTCACCAAGTACCCCCGCGCGGCGCGGCCCTTCTACGCACATCCGGACGCCAACCCGGACGGCAGCCTGAGCACCGACCTCACGCGCGGTTACGACCTGCTGTTCCGTGGCATCGAGATCACCAGCGGCGGGCAGCGCATCCACGACCACGGCATGCTTATGGACTCCATCGCGTCGTACAAGCTCAATCCGGCATCACTGGAGGGCTACACGGAGGTCTTCAAGTACGGCATGCCGCCCCACGGCGGCTTCGCCATCGGGGCGGAGCGCCTGACCGCTAAGCTGCTGGGCATCAGCAACGTCCGCTACGCCCGCGCGTTCCCCCGCGACCGGCACCGGCTGACGCCCTGA
- a CDS encoding CAP domain-containing protein, which yields MIRRALSALLLFAVLFGLGVWALWARGWLPWQQEAGPPSPLPAAQPPAVQPPIMPPATVRLPAPVPPVIVPPAPTPAQPPEVQPAPETVTPALPVRPTVPAPLPQRPAAPAVPSRTTPPTSKSALAPLNAVRTLAALPPVIRAPGWESQCAAHARYLVKTDRGEHREEPDSPFRSAAGVACAPGHYFVSSQPTADLERAAAYWATGPFHLPQLIDPRLTRVAVGSAHDGAGRVQSAVLLDGGRGLTGIGAYPVRFPAPGRTSPFTTAAPAEWPDPLPSCSGYAGPVGAPIALLLGPGRRVTGAALKVNGRAVAACLLTPASFRGASTGDTRAGRNVLAAQGGAVLLPRRPLPPGAAVHVGFSTDRGRVGWAFHVR from the coding sequence ATGATTCGACGGGCGCTGTCCGCGCTACTGCTGTTCGCCGTGCTGTTCGGGCTCGGCGTGTGGGCGCTGTGGGCCAGGGGGTGGCTGCCGTGGCAGCAGGAGGCAGGCCCACCATCCCCTCTACCGGCCGCCCAGCCACCTGCCGTTCAGCCACCGATAATGCCGCCCGCGACCGTGCGGCTGCCCGCCCCGGTACCGCCGGTGATCGTCCCTCCCGCTCCCACTCCGGCCCAGCCGCCGGAGGTGCAGCCGGCCCCGGAGACCGTGACGCCGGCTCTGCCGGTGCGGCCGACGGTTCCCGCCCCGCTCCCACAACGACCGGCGGCCCCGGCGGTTCCTTCCAGAACGACGCCCCCGACCAGCAAGTCCGCGCTGGCCCCGCTGAATGCCGTGCGGACGCTCGCCGCTCTGCCGCCCGTGATCCGCGCGCCGGGCTGGGAGTCCCAGTGCGCGGCGCATGCCCGGTACCTGGTGAAGACGGATCGGGGCGAGCACCGCGAGGAACCCGACAGTCCATTCCGCTCGGCCGCGGGCGTGGCCTGCGCGCCCGGCCATTACTTCGTGTCGTCTCAGCCGACCGCGGACCTGGAGCGGGCGGCGGCGTACTGGGCCACCGGGCCGTTTCATTTGCCACAGCTGATCGATCCACGCCTGACCCGCGTGGCCGTGGGGAGCGCGCACGACGGAGCGGGCCGCGTGCAGTCGGCAGTGCTCTTGGATGGCGGACGGGGCCTGACGGGGATCGGAGCCTACCCCGTGCGCTTCCCCGCACCCGGCCGCACGAGTCCGTTCACGACGGCCGCTCCGGCGGAATGGCCGGATCCCCTGCCGTCCTGCTCCGGGTACGCCGGGCCGGTGGGCGCGCCGATAGCGCTGCTGCTGGGGCCGGGACGTCGCGTCACGGGCGCAGCGCTGAAAGTGAATGGGCGGGCGGTCGCCGCCTGCCTGCTGACCCCCGCCTCCTTTCGCGGCGCGTCGACTGGCGACACGCGGGCAGGCCGGAACGTGCTGGCCGCGCAGGGAGGCGCGGTGCTGCTGCCCCGGCGTCCGCTGCCGCCGGGAGCGGCGGTGCACGTGGGGTTCAGCACCGACCGTGGGCGCGTGGGCTGGGCCTTCCACGTGCGCTGA
- a CDS encoding MBL fold metallo-hydrolase has protein sequence MKRVNDLIVFDLESTVNGNHMVFRPSAIVMPDGTLTLVDTGLPGMKDTIDAQLREAGFSLADVKQIIVTHHDLDHIGSLEAIVGQTGAAVLALEDEVPYITGEKRSQKLPSEAETQKLLADPDLDPARRAMLTRPPVKVPVTRALHDGEELPGGLRIIATPGHTVGHASVYVTGSKTLITGDALTSQDGRLNGPNERATPDMPTALASVKKLAGLDVQTILAYHGGLVTENADSQLKALAQA, from the coding sequence ATGAAGCGCGTGAATGACCTGATCGTCTTCGACCTCGAATCCACCGTGAATGGCAACCACATGGTGTTCCGCCCGTCGGCCATCGTCATGCCGGACGGCACGCTGACCCTGGTGGACACCGGGCTGCCCGGCATGAAGGACACCATCGACGCGCAGCTGCGCGAGGCCGGGTTCTCGCTGGCCGACGTGAAGCAGATCATCGTGACGCACCACGACCTCGACCATATCGGCAGCCTGGAGGCCATCGTCGGCCAGACTGGGGCGGCCGTGCTGGCCCTGGAGGACGAGGTGCCGTACATCACGGGGGAGAAGCGCTCGCAGAAACTGCCCAGCGAGGCGGAGACGCAGAAGCTGCTGGCCGACCCGGATCTCGACCCGGCCCGGCGCGCGATGCTCACCCGCCCGCCAGTGAAGGTGCCGGTCACGCGCGCTCTGCACGACGGCGAGGAACTGCCGGGCGGCCTCCGCATCATCGCCACGCCGGGGCACACCGTTGGGCATGCCAGCGTGTACGTGACCGGCAGCAAGACCCTGATCACCGGGGACGCCCTCACCTCGCAGGACGGCCGGCTGAACGGCCCGAACGAGCGGGCCACGCCGGACATGCCCACAGCACTGGCGTCCGTGAAGAAGCTCGCCGGGCTCGACGTGCAGACCATCCTCGCGTATCACGGGGGCCTCGTCACCGAGAATGCCGACTCGCAACTGAAGGCCCTCGCTCAGGCGTAA
- a CDS encoding mercuric reductase, with protein sequence MSEKASPMKSSAIVIGAGQAGGPLAGALARAGWQVTLIEREHVGGTCVNEGCTPTKTMIASARSAHLARSSADLGVMADVTVDLGRIVDRTQRIVTEFREGSEAGLRRAGVTLLRGDARFTGTRQVEVTLDGGGTQTLRAGHVFINAGARPRWPDLPGVRDVGALTSKDILLLRVLPTHLLILGGGYISLEFAQLYARLGSRVTVVENGARLLPREDEDVVEALKTALEGEGVTFHLGTRARQVARHGAEVVLDVTSPDGSEVSVTASHLLVAVGRTPNTGTLNVEAAGAALDRHGFIVVDEHLRAADGVYVLGDIKGGPAFTHISYDDHRIVRDALLHGQQRSTRNRIVPYTLFTDPQLARVGLDRQQARTLGRATRIYTLPMTSVARAIETGQTAGLMRAVVDDASDLLLGATVLGPEGGEIMGALQLALQGGLSASALRNTTFAHPTLCESINNLFMGTPESLSGTD encoded by the coding sequence ATGTCTGAGAAGGCCAGTCCCATGAAGTCCAGCGCCATCGTCATCGGGGCCGGGCAGGCGGGCGGCCCGCTGGCCGGAGCGCTCGCCCGCGCAGGCTGGCAGGTGACCCTGATCGAACGCGAGCACGTCGGCGGCACCTGCGTGAACGAGGGCTGCACCCCCACGAAAACCATGATCGCCAGCGCCCGCTCCGCGCACCTGGCCCGCTCGTCCGCCGACCTGGGCGTGATGGCCGACGTGACCGTGGATCTGGGCCGGATCGTGGATCGCACCCAGCGCATCGTGACGGAGTTCCGCGAGGGCAGCGAGGCGGGCCTGCGCCGGGCCGGAGTCACGCTGCTGCGCGGCGACGCACGCTTCACGGGCACGCGGCAGGTCGAGGTTACGCTGGACGGGGGCGGCACCCAGACCCTGAGGGCGGGGCATGTGTTCATCAATGCCGGTGCCCGCCCCCGCTGGCCCGACCTGCCCGGCGTTCGGGACGTCGGCGCGCTGACCTCGAAGGACATCCTGCTGCTGCGAGTGCTCCCCACCCACCTGCTGATCCTGGGCGGCGGGTACATCAGCCTGGAATTTGCGCAACTGTACGCCCGCCTGGGCAGCCGCGTGACCGTGGTCGAGAACGGCGCCCGCCTGCTGCCCCGCGAGGACGAGGACGTGGTGGAGGCGCTGAAAACCGCGCTGGAAGGCGAGGGCGTGACCTTCCATCTCGGCACCAGGGCCCGTCAGGTCGCCCGCCACGGCGCGGAGGTCGTGCTGGATGTCACCAGTCCTGACGGCAGCGAGGTCAGCGTGACCGCCTCGCACCTGCTCGTCGCTGTGGGCCGCACGCCGAATACAGGCACGTTGAACGTGGAGGCCGCCGGCGCGGCCCTCGACCGGCACGGGTTCATCGTCGTGGACGAGCACCTCAGGGCGGCCGATGGCGTCTACGTTCTGGGCGACATCAAGGGCGGCCCCGCCTTCACTCACATCTCCTACGACGACCACCGGATTGTCCGGGACGCACTGCTGCACGGCCAGCAGCGCAGCACCAGGAACCGGATCGTGCCGTACACGCTGTTTACCGATCCGCAACTCGCCCGCGTCGGCCTCGACCGGCAGCAGGCCCGCACGCTGGGCCGCGCCACCCGTATCTATACCCTCCCGATGACCAGCGTGGCCCGCGCCATCGAGACCGGTCAAACGGCTGGCCTGATGCGCGCCGTGGTGGACGACGCCAGCGACCTGCTGCTCGGCGCGACCGTTCTGGGGCCGGAAGGCGGCGAGATCATGGGGGCGCTGCAACTCGCCCTGCAGGGCGGCCTGAGCGCCAGTGCCCTGCGGAACACCACCTTCGCGCACCCGACCCTGTGCGAGAGCATCAACAACCTGTTCATGGGTACGCCTGAATCCCTCAGCGGCACCGACTGA
- a CDS encoding ABC transporter ATP-binding protein, with the protein MTLTVLSAAAPDLSAPNRDLSDREIALDVQHLVKGFRKKSGGTLLRPQFTESRAVDDVTFHVRRGEIYGVLGPNGSGKSTLIRAMSTLLIPDQGSVSIFGLDVVRDEAQVRRLLNRVSVDAAFYKKLSPRENLLYSAQLYGLDRHVAEERALVTLRRLGLKDKAFQEPLEEMSRGMQQKVAIARAFLTSPIVVLLDEPTTGLDPKSRRDVQEFVLELRDVHDATIILTTHDMPEAERLCDRIAFISGGRFVAEGTAEELRALAGPGKTLEDAFIELTGEELDEKETA; encoded by the coding sequence ATGACCCTGACTGTTCTCAGTGCAGCGGCGCCTGACCTGTCCGCGCCAAACCGTGACTTGAGTGATCGTGAGATCGCGCTGGACGTCCAGCATCTCGTGAAGGGCTTCCGGAAGAAGTCCGGCGGCACCCTGCTCCGGCCGCAGTTCACCGAGAGCCGCGCCGTGGACGACGTGACTTTCCATGTGCGCCGGGGCGAGATCTACGGCGTGCTCGGCCCCAACGGCAGCGGCAAGAGCACCCTGATCCGCGCCATGAGCACGCTGCTGATCCCGGATCAGGGCAGCGTGAGTATTTTCGGCCTGGACGTGGTGCGGGACGAGGCGCAGGTGCGACGGCTGCTGAACCGCGTGTCGGTGGACGCAGCGTTCTACAAGAAGCTCTCGCCACGGGAGAATTTGCTGTATTCCGCGCAGTTGTACGGTCTCGACCGGCACGTGGCCGAGGAACGGGCGCTGGTAACACTGCGCCGCCTGGGGTTGAAAGACAAGGCCTTTCAGGAGCCGCTCGAAGAGATGTCGCGGGGGATGCAGCAGAAAGTCGCCATCGCCCGCGCGTTCCTGACGAGCCCCATCGTGGTGCTGCTGGACGAGCCGACCACTGGCCTCGACCCGAAGTCCCGGCGGGACGTGCAGGAGTTCGTGCTGGAACTCCGCGACGTCCACGACGCCACCATCATCCTGACCACGCACGACATGCCGGAGGCCGAGCGGCTGTGCGACCGCATCGCGTTCATCAGCGGCGGCCGCTTCGTGGCCGAGGGCACGGCCGAGGAACTCCGCGCGCTGGCCGGACCGGGCAAGACCCTGGAAGACGCCTTCATCGAATTGACTGGCGAGGAACTCGACGAGAAGGAGACCGCATGA
- a CDS encoding spermidine synthase produces the protein MKPWVPLGRAPIPGSKDDLLLWRREDEFSIRISGYVSELMNSRQHASEEALATYAVPLIADRDAAHVLVGGLGMGFTLAAALHSAGPDATVTVAELVPEVIDWNRGPLGEAAGFPLHDARTCVHVGDVSALIRASARRFDAVLLDVDNGPEGMTQSGNDWLYKPRGLAAIQAALRPGGVLAVWSVEAVPRFTTALERAGFDVDVRRARAREGKGAWHTIWVARSPQ, from the coding sequence GTGAAGCCGTGGGTGCCGCTGGGCCGCGCACCGATTCCCGGCAGCAAGGATGACCTGCTGCTGTGGCGGCGCGAGGACGAGTTCAGCATCCGCATCAGCGGGTACGTGAGCGAGCTGATGAACAGCCGCCAGCACGCCAGCGAGGAGGCCCTGGCAACCTACGCTGTGCCGCTGATCGCCGACCGCGACGCCGCGCACGTGCTGGTGGGCGGCCTGGGCATGGGCTTCACGCTAGCCGCCGCGCTGCACTCCGCCGGGCCGGACGCCACGGTCACGGTCGCGGAACTGGTGCCCGAGGTCATCGACTGGAACCGGGGGCCGCTTGGGGAGGCCGCCGGTTTTCCCCTTCACGACGCCCGGACGTGCGTGCACGTGGGCGATGTGAGCGCCCTGATCCGCGCGTCCGCCCGCCGTTTCGACGCGGTACTGCTCGACGTGGACAACGGGCCGGAAGGCATGACGCAGTCCGGGAACGACTGGCTGTACAAGCCGCGAGGACTGGCGGCCATCCAGGCGGCCCTGCGTCCAGGCGGTGTGCTGGCTGTATGGAGCGTGGAGGCCGTACCGCGCTTCACCACCGCGCTGGAGCGCGCAGGCTTCGATGTGGACGTCCGCCGCGCCCGCGCCCGCGAAGGCAAGGGCGCCTGGCACACCATCTGGGTGGCGCGCAGCCCCCAGTAA
- a CDS encoding ABC transporter permease: MTTPHASPPTPVPDPARTTPGTLAHQFRAALAFVFRDYHLTRRYWSWVLVFTFYDMVSAASIMLIGVAAHDPRLTLTLLLGAVMWSFLGRLFGEIANSISYERWEGTIEYTFMAPVSRLTHLVGVSLFAGAYALLRGVLVFLFMGLFVNIGASFVQVLECLVVFMVASLGFMGIGLMAAVLPVMSTENGAQATNIIQAVFLLISGVYYPVSVLPAWIQPISALSPATYALDACRKILGVNGTGTTFEPGVGLGAVLPELGILLAFGAVTIPLGLFVFGKAETWAKRTGKLKRAG; this comes from the coding sequence ATGACCACCCCGCACGCTTCCCCACCCACGCCGGTGCCCGATCCGGCCCGCACGACGCCCGGCACGCTGGCGCACCAGTTCCGCGCGGCACTGGCCTTCGTGTTCCGCGACTACCACCTGACCCGCCGGTACTGGTCGTGGGTGCTGGTGTTCACCTTCTACGACATGGTGTCGGCGGCGTCGATCATGCTGATCGGCGTGGCCGCGCACGACCCACGCCTGACGCTCACGCTGCTGCTGGGTGCGGTCATGTGGTCGTTCCTGGGCCGCCTCTTTGGCGAGATCGCCAACTCGATCAGCTACGAGCGCTGGGAGGGCACCATCGAGTACACCTTCATGGCCCCAGTGAGCCGTCTGACGCACCTGGTCGGCGTGAGCCTGTTCGCGGGGGCGTATGCGCTGCTGCGCGGCGTGCTGGTGTTCCTGTTCATGGGCCTGTTCGTGAATATCGGCGCGAGTTTCGTGCAGGTGCTGGAGTGCCTGGTGGTGTTCATGGTGGCCTCGCTGGGCTTCATGGGTATCGGGCTGATGGCGGCGGTGCTGCCGGTCATGAGCACCGAGAACGGCGCGCAGGCCACCAACATCATCCAGGCGGTGTTCCTCCTGATCTCCGGCGTGTACTACCCGGTGAGCGTGTTGCCGGCATGGATACAGCCGATCAGCGCGCTGTCGCCCGCCACGTACGCGCTGGACGCCTGTCGCAAGATCCTGGGCGTGAACGGCACGGGCACGACCTTCGAGCCGGGTGTGGGCCTGGGCGCGGTACTGCCGGAACTGGGCATCCTGCTGGCCTTCGGCGCGGTGACCATTCCGCTGGGCCTGTTCGTGTTCGGCAAGGCGGAAACGTGGGCTAAACGAACGGGCAAGCTCAAACGGGCCGGGTAG
- a CDS encoding NUDIX domain-containing protein: MSDADTRTKVIYDGHIVRLELLDGKWEIVRHADAVAVLALNDAGEMLLVRQERRAVGAFTVEAPAGLVDAGEDAAAAARRELQEEAGLDGDMEMLTHFYASPGFCDEALTVFHATNLRESKLPHDDDEDIEVLWMKPQAVLDGLRSGTLVGSASTVTAALYGLLRAAPMDTGR; this comes from the coding sequence ATGAGCGACGCGGACACCAGGACGAAGGTCATCTACGACGGGCACATCGTGCGGCTGGAATTGCTGGACGGCAAGTGGGAGATCGTGCGGCATGCCGACGCCGTGGCCGTGCTGGCCCTGAACGACGCGGGCGAGATGCTGCTGGTACGGCAGGAACGGCGGGCGGTCGGCGCCTTCACGGTGGAGGCCCCGGCCGGTCTGGTGGACGCGGGCGAGGACGCCGCGGCGGCCGCCCGCCGGGAACTTCAGGAGGAAGCGGGGCTGGACGGCGACATGGAGATGCTCACGCACTTCTACGCCAGCCCCGGCTTCTGCGACGAGGCCCTGACGGTCTTCCACGCCACGAACCTGCGCGAGAGCAAGCTGCCGCACGACGACGACGAGGACATCGAGGTGCTGTGGATGAAGCCCCAGGCGGTGCTGGACGGCCTGCGGAGCGGCACGCTGGTGGGCAGCGCGTCCACCGTCACGGCGGCGCTGTACGGCCTGCTGAGGGCTGCGCCGATGGACACTGGACGATGA
- a CDS encoding CoA ester lyase → MTAARLTRPRSLLFAPGNRPELIAKLPRSQPDAVVIDLEDAIPAGAKSAARSVARDAARDLIAAAPHLPVFLRVNALHTEEFTDDLAVLTPELAGVVVPKLESAADVRSVVAALGAHGLELPLLAGLETGAGVWHALDILCEDAVNWAYFGAEDYVADLGGARTPGGLEVLYARSTVALAARLAGVPALDIVVTALNDPATFRADAAQGRALGYAGKLCIHPAQVALAHEVFGATAAEVSRARALLDAAHTAATAGHGAFSFEGQMVDEPMLARARAILAQEAGDE, encoded by the coding sequence GTGACGGCGGCCCGGCTGACCCGGCCCCGCTCATTGCTGTTCGCCCCAGGGAACCGTCCGGAACTGATCGCCAAGCTCCCCAGATCGCAGCCGGACGCCGTGGTGATCGATCTAGAAGATGCCATTCCCGCTGGCGCGAAGTCTGCCGCCCGCTCGGTCGCGCGCGACGCCGCCCGCGACTTGATCGCCGCCGCGCCGCACCTGCCGGTGTTCCTGCGCGTCAATGCGCTTCACACGGAGGAGTTCACGGACGATCTGGCCGTGCTCACGCCGGAACTCGCGGGCGTGGTCGTGCCGAAACTGGAATCGGCGGCCGACGTGCGCTCGGTGGTGGCCGCGCTGGGCGCACACGGCCTGGAACTGCCGCTGCTGGCAGGCCTGGAGACTGGGGCGGGCGTGTGGCACGCGCTCGACATCCTGTGCGAGGACGCGGTGAACTGGGCGTACTTCGGGGCGGAGGACTACGTGGCCGACCTGGGCGGCGCGCGCACGCCCGGCGGGCTGGAGGTGCTGTACGCCCGATCGACGGTGGCGCTCGCCGCGCGGCTGGCGGGCGTACCCGCGCTGGATATCGTGGTCACGGCCCTGAACGATCCGGCCACCTTCCGCGCGGACGCCGCGCAGGGTCGGGCTCTGGGCTACGCCGGGAAGCTGTGCATCCATCCAGCCCAGGTGGCCCTGGCGCACGAGGTCTTCGGCGCGACCGCCGCCGAGGTCAGCCGCGCCCGCGCCCTGCTGGACGCCGCGCATACCGCCGCCACCGCCGGGCACGGGGCCTTCAGTTTCGAGGGACAGATGGTGGACGAACCGATGCTCGCCCGCGCGCGCGCCATCCTGGCGCAGGAGGCCGGAGATGAATGA
- a CDS encoding SDR family oxidoreductase encodes MKVLFIGGTGIISSASTQLALGRGVELYLLNRGESSRPTPEGAHVLHGDIRDPASVMAALADHDFDAVVDWVAFTPEHIETDLKLFTGRTRQYVFISSASAYQTPPQTLPVTESTPLRNPFWPYSRNKIACEDRLLRAYRDDGFPVTIIRPSHTYDRTLLPFDGGYTVVNRMRQGKPVVVHGDGTSLWTLTHHADFAKGFVPLLGHPAAIGETYHITGDEWLPWNAIYHTVAQAAGVTADLVHIPSDAIAAADPDWGAGLLGDKAHSMIFDNSKIKRIVPEFMCTIPFWQGAQEIMAWYDADPSRQRVDEGMDATMDSLIARYRG; translated from the coding sequence ATGAAAGTCCTGTTCATTGGCGGCACCGGCATCATCTCCAGCGCCAGCACCCAGCTCGCCTTAGGGCGGGGCGTGGAACTGTACCTGCTGAACCGTGGCGAATCCTCCCGCCCCACCCCAGAGGGTGCGCACGTCCTGCACGGCGACATCCGCGACCCTGCCAGCGTCATGGCGGCGCTGGCCGATCACGACTTCGACGCGGTCGTCGACTGGGTGGCCTTCACCCCGGAGCACATCGAAACCGACCTGAAGCTTTTCACGGGCCGCACCCGGCAGTACGTCTTCATTTCGTCGGCCAGCGCGTACCAGACGCCACCGCAGACCCTGCCCGTCACCGAGAGCACGCCGCTGCGCAACCCGTTCTGGCCATACTCCCGGAACAAGATCGCTTGCGAAGACCGCCTGCTGCGCGCCTACCGCGACGATGGTTTCCCCGTGACCATCATCCGGCCCTCGCACACCTACGACCGCACGCTGCTTCCCTTCGACGGCGGATACACCGTCGTGAACCGCATGCGGCAGGGCAAACCTGTCGTCGTCCACGGCGACGGTACGTCCCTGTGGACGCTCACGCACCACGCCGATTTCGCCAAGGGCTTCGTGCCGCTCCTCGGGCATCCGGCCGCCATCGGCGAGACGTACCACATCACCGGCGATGAGTGGCTTCCCTGGAACGCCATCTACCACACCGTCGCCCAGGCGGCCGGCGTCACCGCCGACCTCGTCCACATTCCCAGCGACGCCATCGCCGCCGCCGACCCCGACTGGGGTGCGGGCCTGCTGGGCGACAAGGCGCATTCCATGATCTTCGACAACAGCAAGATCAAACGCATCGTGCCGGAATTCATGTGCACCATTCCCTTCTGGCAGGGCGCGCAGGAGATCATGGCGTGGTACGACGCCGACCCTTCCCGGCAGCGGGTGGATGAGGGAATGGACGCGACGATGGACTCGCTGATTGCGCGGTATCGCGGCTGA